The Osmerus eperlanus chromosome 1, fOsmEpe2.1, whole genome shotgun sequence genome includes the window CAGACAGCTACAACACGGGTGACATCATGATCATCAAAGACCACATCAACTTCCCTGGACTGGCTGGGCTCAACCCCCTCAACGGACCCAACGATGACAAGTGAGcctgaaccctgacccctcATGACCCCTCATGACCTCTGAGCACCCTTGACTGGCTTAAAGAGTGTGAGATCCTTTCAATTGAACTAACAAGTGACTTGACTGTGACCAggctaatatgtgtgtgtgtgtgagcaggttcgGCCCACGGTTCCCGCCTATGTCTGGTGTGTATGACCGAGAGCTGCGGCGGCTGGCGCAGGACATCAGTAAGACCATGGGGGTGTCCCAGTACATCCAGGAGGGAGTGTACTGCATGGTGGGAGGCCCAAACTTCGAGAGCATCGCAGAGGCACGCCTCCTGCACAGACTAGGGGTCGATGCCgtgggtaagacacacacagacacgcacgcatggacatacacacacaggcctgcataAACTAGTCCATACATacactaacacatacacacacacaaacccacaaacacactcacagggttgaaccctctccctccctccctccctccctccctccctccctccctctctctctctccctctctctctctttccctctctctctctctctctctctctctctctctctctttccctctttccctctctctctctctctctctctctctctctctctctctctctctctctctctctctctctctctctctctctctctctctctctctctctctctctctctctctctctctctccctccctttctctctctctctctctctctccctccctttctctctctctctctctctctctctctctctctccctctctctccctctctctctctctctctctctctctcagggatgAGCACAGCTCCCGAGGTGCTGGTAGCCTGCCACTGTGGCATGCGTGTGTTTGGACTCTCTCTGATCACCAACAAGGTGGTGAAGTGCTACGACGACCCTGAGTGCGTGGACCATGAGAGCGTCCTGGAAGTCAGCAAGCTACGCTCCCAGACACTGCAGGCCCTGGTCAGCGAGCTTGTGGGACGCATGgacgtcaacaacaacaacacagcctGAACACACGCCCACGCAGGTCCCTCTCGAGCCGGCGCCGATAGATGTCAGGTGTGGACATCCTGTGTGGAGAgctctctgtgacattgcttctgAGAAGGCCGGGATGTGACGGGAGCAGAGTCTTAAAGATTCTCTTCTGTAGGACACTCGACACTCAACACCGGTTCCCTGTGTTCCTGAATACCTAACTCGCAGCTAAACAACATGGTGCCTTGTTGGTCAACATCCAAGTTATCTTTCTATATTCTGTAAGTGTCGGTGTAAAGAATCTTACACTTTACTATCATTTTCCTAATTAGTCTTTAGGCTAGGGTTAGGTGATGTGATGTTGGCCTAGTTGTTGCAAAGCTCTTTTCATCAATGTCATGTAAGTTACAAAAATCTAACTGAAAACGTTTTATTTCTCTGTTGTTTTGACAAATGTTATTTATAGAATATGGAGTGTAAAGACTGTATACTTGGATAACAAAAGTGACATATGGTACATATTGATGAGCATATTTTTAATTCATAAATTAATTGCatgtatgtaaatgtattagAATCCATGACTCATCACTGAAGAATTTGTAACTTTTTCTAAGAATATAACTGTACAcacatttcctttttttttaattattttttattattatttcacaGTTAACAATGGTGCTTTGATTATCTGTATAGGCTACTGAACAGTTTCATATGACGATTGTACAGGGATAATCTATTTGAATTCAATCACATTAAAGACTTATTGCAATACCAGTGAGGAATTTCATTTCCGTTTGTTTGTCTTGGGAACATTGGCATATGACAACGTTTTacataaacgtttttttatataggcctacaagGCCTGAGTACTGagaagtacagtactgtaggctAATGAATAACTTGACAACGTACCCAAACGCTGACAGGTACAAGGCTCTCAAATTTGATCAAAAGTTCGGCGTGAGATTACagtactagctagctagtactGTAATCTCAAAAATTCCGAATTTTTGATCAAATTTGAGAGCCTTGTACCTGTCAGCGTTTGGGTACGTTGTCAAGTTATTCATTagcctacagtactgtacttatCAGTCTCAGTGAACTGGACTATTCTCCTTAAATTATTTAAAAAGTTGGAAAGATGTTCCATCAAAGAGTAATACTTTTGCAAACGAGCTAGCTGGATATTTTAGTAACATTTGGTCATGAACATTTGGTCATGATTTTCATGTCGTAGGCCAATGCTACACCGAGCACACGCCGTTAGATGGCAGTCACTTACCTCTTTTCTAACCGCGTTGGTAGGGACTGGTTGCCATGGATAACAGACCTTTCAGAAGTTAAGAAGTATGAACAATGGTTTCGTGAAACTTTTAAACTTTTCATGACTTTGAAAGACATGGATAATTTAGTCGTTTTTACGGTCAGTAAGGTATTTTTCAATACCAAAAATAAATCGCTGTGTTAAAATGTTCCGTTGGAGAAGTTAGCTTTTTTTTGTCGCCCTCGGCTTTCTCTTGACGGACAATGACTGCATTACCAAACCATGTGGTAAAGTCTCTGAAAGATCTCAAGAAAGTGGTAAGTTAAGCAGTCTGttcttacagagagagagatatgtcaTGTAGGTAGCTCTACACACTGTCAGACTTGACTTTGCTTGTGCTTGTTGTCAGGACTACAGCAAGTGGGAGCGTCGCAGCAAGGACAGGGATGCCCCAAAAGACCAGAGAGATGCTGCGTGGGAGGTCTTGCACCCCCGCCCCCACATCACCAAACCCCGTCAGAAAAAAGTCATTGAGGGTAAGGACAGCAAGAGCACCACTCCCAACACACCCTCCCGGTTACTGACAAACCAGGTTAGGAAAAcactagcaccacacacacatttacagtacatttagtcatttagcagacgctcttatccagagcgacttacagtaagtacagggacattccccccgaggcaagtagggtgaagtgccttgcccaaggacacaacgtcattttgcacagccgggaatcgaaccggtaaccttcagattactagcccgactcctttaccgctcagccacctgactcccacacacacgcacgcacgcacacacacacgcacacgcacacgcacacgcacacgcacacacacacacacaccacacacacacacacacacacacacacacacacacacaccacacacacacacacacacacacacacacacacagaaaagagaGTTCAGAACCTCGTCGCAAATTGCTGAATTAAGGACAGTCATGCAGCTCTTATGTCACCAGGCAAACCCAGCCAGAAGACTCGACCCGCCACAGgcttcaaggagtcgaagaccCTGCCCTCCGGTCAGTCTTGGCGCCGGAGGAGTGACGCTGTAGACCAGCTCGACCCAGCCTCTTTGAGGAGGAAAGACAATATCAAAACCCTCAAGGTAACAAGCAGGTATTTCAGAGTGAGAAAGGTTATTCAGAATCCTAATGGTGGGACAAGCTCAACAGAACCTCCAGGATGAGACTTATCATTCATAAACCCTGGAGACTTTCTCTTCCCTTCCAAAGTTTTGGACAGAATATTCAGGACGATGAGGATAAGACAGGCCTGGGGGTCAGACAGACAAGTTATTCttagagagaaacagaccaGCACCTGAGTATTTCAGATAGTATCCCAGTATTGTCGTCATATTGGTTCTACTTTAAGAAATTCTTTTTCAGAAGGATATTCTATATAGACAATCGAAGAACCTTTTATGGTTTAAGCCAAGGTTGCGTCTTCTTGTCTTGGAGTGCGTAATGAAGGTTGTCATGTACTTAACGTCTCCATGGTAACTAAGTTTGTGGTATCTGTTTCCGTGGCGACAGATGTTGATCTGTGCTCGTCAGAGGGCTATCGAGGAGTTGGAGAAACACTGCTCCACCCTGCAGCTCAGCAATGCCCTCGCAGCATCACACATACGGGACATCGACAGCCAATCAGTAACCAGCGCACAAGACCTGCTGATCCGCTACGAGAAACTTGGGGTGAACACATCGATAAGATCCCGCTACAGGCTCTAACAGTCACAGGTTTATCTTATAACAGTCAGCCAAGTAACCAAGTTCATAACAGTCGTTAAATCACAGAGCTCGGAAATGTTCAGCTCATCACCAAGCATTGTGATTTAGCTAGCCACAAAGTTTACATTGTAACTGTCAGCTAGTCACCAAGTTTCAGATTTAgaacagccaggcagacagtgaGATTAAAAATAGAAACCGTCAAGTCAGTGAGCTCTGTGATGATGTTTTCTTGCtgtgtccctgtctcccagAGTTCCATAGCTGCGTTTAACGGCTGGAGCCACAGTCAGATCAGCCAGGCACAGGGTGagctgagggaggtggagaaccATGGCAACACACTCGTACAAGGTCAGAGACTACTCACAGACGTATGTGCTAACGTTTGTGCGCTCACTTGTGAGCtagtgtgtttgtcatgtgtgtgtgtgtgcgcccattCATGGAGGTACTCGTGtgctctttgtttgtgtgtgtgtgtaccgtgtgtgtgtgtactgtgtgtgtgtaccctgtgtgtgtgtgtgtgtgtaccgtgtgtgtaccgtgtgtgtgtgtgtgtaccgtgtgtgtgtgtaccgtgtgtgtgtactgtgtgtgtgtgtgtaccgtgtgtgtgtaccgtgtgtgtgtgtgtactgtgtgtgtgtgtgtaccgtgtgtgtgtgtgtgtgcaggtctccAGAATCAGCTGACAGGAGTGAAGAGCAAGCTGCTGAGGGCCCAGGCAGAGCTGCACACTCTGAAGACATACAAGGACAAGGAGTACCCAGTGAAGGCTCTGCTCATCGCcgacatgaagagagagatcatCAAGCTCAAGGACGCCCAGCAGGTCTCCATGGAAACCGTTTAAACAACACTTTCAGTCTCCAGCCTCTAGTCCCCCTTCTGGTAGAGGGGAGGTGTTGGGGGAGTGCGGGGTGtgttgaggagggagggagggtggtatGGGTTAACGGTGGGGGTAAGTTAGGTTGCAGTCGGATTTTCTAGGGTAGGTTGGTTGCAGCTAGGTtatgttggggaggggggtggggtgggggtgaagggggggctgGCTAAGGTATGTCAGTGGAGTGTTGGTTGTTGGTGGTGGGGTGAGGAGATGAGTAACCTATGCTCCATGTTAGTGGGCTCTGTGAAGGGAGTGCTACATTAACGTTGTGCTAACATGGCTAACACAGGACGAACAGGAAGACGTGAGTGTGCTGTGTCAGACAGAGATGCTGAACCTGCAGAGACAAACCAAACGCAGCGAGGACGAGGTGCTGAGAGCTGTAGCCAAGGTAGGAGTTCCCCCCGATGCTGGTGTCACTGGTCCTGTCTGACCAGCGACCCATACCGACCTAGTTAGTACTGGTTCTGCTGCTAGCTGTGTTTGTGATCAACAGCGATCCCAGACTAGACTGatctccactctctctgttgCAGAAGCGCATGCTTAATGTCCCCTCTGTGGTCAAAGTGATGGCCACTCACAACTCCACCATGAAGAAAGAGTTAGAAATACACAAACAGGTTGGACTgtagcttttcatctcctgtatATATTTTGTGTAAGACGTCATGCTAA containing:
- the pnp4a gene encoding purine nucleoside phosphorylase 4a translates to MHSKDQISHDDYQKTADWLLSQTQHRPKVAIICGSGLGMLADGLKCQDSFPYADIPGFPQSTVQGHAGRLVFGELKGKTCVCMQGRFHMYEGHSLSKTTFPVRVFKLLGVETLIVTNAAGSLADSYNTGDIMIIKDHINFPGLAGLNPLNGPNDDKFGPRFPPMSGVYDRELRRLAQDISKTMGVSQYIQEGVYCMVGGPNFESIAEARLLHRLGVDAVGMSTAPEVLVACHCGMRVFGLSLITNKVVKCYDDPECVDHESVLEVSKLRSQTLQALVSELVGRMDVNNNNTA
- the c1h20orf96 gene encoding uncharacterized protein C20orf96 homolog isoform X1, with the translated sequence MAVTYLFSNRVGRDWLPWITDLSEVKKYEQWFRETFKLFMTLKDMDNLVVFTSLKDLKKVDYSKWERRSKDRDAPKDQRDAAWEVLHPRPHITKPRQKKVIEGKPSQKTRPATGFKESKTLPSGQSWRRRSDAVDQLDPASLRRKDNIKTLKMLICARQRAIEELEKHCSTLQLSNALAASHIRDIDSQSVTSAQDLLIRYEKLGSSIAAFNGWSHSQISQAQGELREVENHGNTLVQGLQNQLTGVKSKLLRAQAELHTLKTYKDKEYPVKALLIADMKREIIKLKDAQQDEQEDVSVLCQTEMLNLQRQTKRSEDEVLRAVAKKRMLNVPSVVKVMATHNSTMKKELEIHKQEIALLESSTSSLLQSVQELQNSPSSRRLLFPHLFPSADRCLPDTDVSLNIPQEKWLPI
- the c1h20orf96 gene encoding uncharacterized protein C20orf96 homolog isoform X2, with amino-acid sequence MTALPNHVVKSLKDLKKVDYSKWERRSKDRDAPKDQRDAAWEVLHPRPHITKPRQKKVIEGKPSQKTRPATGFKESKTLPSGQSWRRRSDAVDQLDPASLRRKDNIKTLKMLICARQRAIEELEKHCSTLQLSNALAASHIRDIDSQSVTSAQDLLIRYEKLGSSIAAFNGWSHSQISQAQGELREVENHGNTLVQGLQNQLTGVKSKLLRAQAELHTLKTYKDKEYPVKALLIADMKREIIKLKDAQQDEQEDVSVLCQTEMLNLQRQTKRSEDEVLRAVAKKRMLNVPSVVKVMATHNSTMKKELEIHKQEIALLESSTSSLLQSVQELQNSPSSRRLLFPHLFPSADRCLPDTDVSLNIPQEKWLPI